From the Pseudomonas baltica genome, one window contains:
- a CDS encoding UPF0149 family protein: protein MNTPLSTEPLTDDELDELQSALDSFQSEDSVRDISELDGFFTALISSPEILPFSVWYNALWGNPKVLPKWKDEKAFDRFVNLLVQHMGNLELVITEHTAEFAPIFNEVLDDDNEDADGMPSLQEWCYGYRRLADSWPKMPDDQDVMLSMIVLQSLGDDAYEEGELPEIDVFTAADMITHSAVQLHEYWTEQRPTNTPVRAAEKVGRNDPCPCGSGKKFKQCCGA, encoded by the coding sequence ATGAACACCCCCCTCAGCACCGAACCCTTGACCGACGACGAACTGGACGAGCTCCAGAGCGCCCTGGATAGTTTCCAGAGCGAAGACTCGGTGCGTGATATTTCCGAACTCGACGGGTTTTTCACCGCGCTGATTTCCAGCCCGGAAATCCTGCCGTTCAGCGTTTGGTACAACGCGCTGTGGGGCAACCCAAAAGTCCTGCCCAAGTGGAAGGATGAAAAAGCATTCGATCGTTTCGTCAACCTGCTGGTCCAGCACATGGGCAATCTGGAGCTGGTGATCACCGAGCATACTGCCGAGTTCGCGCCGATCTTCAACGAGGTGCTGGACGACGACAACGAAGACGCCGATGGCATGCCAAGCCTGCAGGAATGGTGCTATGGCTACCGTCGCCTGGCTGACAGCTGGCCGAAGATGCCAGACGACCAGGACGTGATGCTCTCGATGATCGTCCTGCAGTCGTTGGGCGATGATGCCTACGAAGAGGGCGAGCTGCCGGAGATCGACGTTTTCACTGCTGCCGATATGATTACTCATTCGGCTGTGCAGTTGCATGAGTACTGGACCGAGCAGCGCCCCACCAACACCCCAGTGCGTGCCGCGGAAAAGGTCGGTCGCAATGACCCTTGCCCGTGCGGCAGTGGCAAGAAGTTCAAGCAGTGCTGCGGGGCCTGA